Proteins encoded within one genomic window of Polynucleobacter duraquae:
- a CDS encoding surface-adhesin E family protein, which translates to MMKIVISFLIMSFWVTIVPAKSPQESQSLKSNLQKSEPKLANDKDTILSKNTQSTLYLLSGWGKAEGPYVWFTVSAHFNENQTAPNSQTFNLFSASGAIDCKDNSTFYYLISYMYFDAKTKKLNEIYSEKNKSNVMKIEPTTTESDIKKIVCN; encoded by the coding sequence ATGATGAAGATTGTCATCAGCTTTTTAATCATGTCATTTTGGGTGACAATCGTCCCTGCAAAATCTCCACAGGAATCTCAGTCTCTCAAATCAAATTTACAAAAATCTGAACCAAAGTTAGCAAACGATAAAGACACTATATTGAGTAAAAATACTCAAAGTACCCTGTACTTATTATCAGGCTGGGGAAAGGCGGAAGGGCCTTATGTTTGGTTTACTGTTTCCGCACATTTCAATGAAAATCAAACAGCTCCAAATAGTCAAACTTTCAACTTATTCAGTGCAAGTGGCGCCATCGATTGCAAGGACAACAGTACCTTCTATTATCTAATTTCTTACATGTATTTTGATGCCAAGACCAAAAAGCTTAACGAGATTTACTCTGAGAAAAATAAATCTAATGTCATGAAAATTGAGCCCACTACAACTGAGTCGGATATTAAGAAGATTGTTTGCAACTAA
- a CDS encoding GGDEF domain-containing protein has translation MEGDYKKVGVDNALTQKEGLNENTLNVSRDYANDSIQAAEYFSNLVASLQQFVQAANQNDLLKYFHEGSNTTAVQRRILDLMIYGEEFGVETRHDHLTGLLDRTSFLEKLKFTLSKTLQKDHLTAIIFLDLDDFKAINDQYGHSTGDEVISIIGRRISASIRAQDLACRWGGDEFVLVLQAITSKDLVSQLANRLLAAISQALQLESHESLQLTLSASAGIAILDGMNLNSIDLIERADKAMYLAKKAGKNCVEFYS, from the coding sequence ATGGAGGGGGACTATAAAAAGGTGGGTGTTGACAATGCCCTTACGCAAAAAGAAGGCTTGAATGAGAATACTTTGAATGTAAGCAGAGACTATGCTAATGATTCAATTCAAGCAGCTGAGTATTTTTCAAACTTAGTCGCCAGCTTGCAGCAGTTTGTACAGGCAGCAAATCAAAATGATTTATTGAAATATTTTCATGAAGGTAGCAATACAACAGCTGTTCAGCGGCGCATACTGGATCTGATGATTTATGGCGAGGAGTTTGGAGTAGAAACTAGGCATGACCATTTAACTGGCTTATTGGACCGCACTAGTTTTTTAGAAAAACTCAAATTTACTTTATCGAAGACTCTTCAGAAAGATCATTTAACAGCCATAATATTTCTTGATCTTGATGACTTCAAAGCAATCAATGATCAGTATGGCCATAGCACTGGAGATGAGGTGATATCAATTATCGGCAGAAGAATCTCTGCGTCTATTCGTGCACAGGATTTAGCCTGTCGGTGGGGTGGCGATGAGTTCGTTTTGGTGTTACAGGCCATCACAAGCAAAGATTTAGTCAGTCAATTAGCCAATCGATTGCTAGCAGCAATCTCGCAAGCTCTTCAGCTTGAATCTCATGAGTCATTGCAATTAACGCTTAGCGCAAGTGCTGGCATTGCAATCTTGGATGGTATGAATCTCAATTCAATCGACTTGATTGAGAGGGCTGATAAAGCAATGTACCTAGCTAAAAAGGCTGGAAAGAACTGCGTCGAGTTTTACTCTTAG